In Macaca nemestrina isolate mMacNem1 chromosome 9, mMacNem.hap1, whole genome shotgun sequence, a single genomic region encodes these proteins:
- the LOC105478445 gene encoding MORN repeat-containing protein 4 isoform X2, translating to MTLTKGSFTYSSGEEYRGEWKEGRRHGFGQLMFADGGTYLGHFENGLFNGFGVLTFSDGSRYEGEFAQGKFNGVGVFIRYDNMTFEGEFKNGRVDGFGLLTFPDGSHGIPRNEGLFENNKLLRREKCSAVVQRAQSASKSARNLTA from the exons ATGACCCTGACAAAAGGTTCCTTCACCTACTCCAGTGGGGAGGAATATCGTGGCGAATGGAAGGAGG GCCGCAGGCATGGTTTTGGTCAACTGATGTTTGCAGATGGTGGCACCTACCTGGGTCATTTTGAGAATGGGCTCTTTAATGGCTTTGGGGTATTGACCTTCTCAGATGGTTCAAG GTATGAGGGGGAGTTTGCCCAGGGCAAGTTTAATGGCGTCGGAGTCTTCATTCGATACGACAACATGACGTTTGAGGGGGAATTTAAAAATGGCAGAGTAGATGGTTTTG GCCTGCTGACTTTCCCCGATGGTTCTCATGGAATCCCCCGCAATGAAGGTCTCTTTGAGAACAACAAGCTGCTGCGGCGTGAGAAGTGTTCTGCCGTCGTTCAGCGGGCCCAGAGCGCCTCCAAGTCAGCCAGAAATCTCACTGCCTGA